gtggaaaagaattttctccagttagatttaaatgtgctacttgctaacttcatggagtgccccctagtccttctattatccgaaagtgtaaataactgagtcacatctactggttccagacctctcatgatcttaaagacctctatcatatccccccctcagccgtctcttctccaagctgaacagccctaacctcttcagcctttcctcataggggagctgttccatcccctttatcattttggtagcccttctccgtaccttctctattgcaattatatcttttttgagatgcagcaaccagaattgtacacagtactcaaggtgcagtctcaccatagactGATACAGAGGTattccattttctgttttattcaccattcccttcctaataattcctaactttgtttccttttttgactgccgcagcacactgagccaacgatttcaatgtatttatccactatgacgcctagatctccttcttgggtggaagctcctaatatagaacctaacatcgtgtaactacagcatgggttatttttccctatatgcatcaccttgcacttgtccacattaaatttcatctgccatttggatgctcaatcttccagtctcacaaggtcctcctgcaatttatcacaatccgcttgtgatttaactactctgaataattttgtatcatctgcagatctgatcacctcactcgtcgtattcctttccagatcatttatatatatatatatatattgaaaagcaccggtccaagtacagatccctgaggcactccactgtttacccttttccactgagaaaattgattatttaatcctactctgttttcttttaaagggtttgtaatccatgaaaagacatcgcctcctatcccatgacttcttagttttcttagaagcctctcatgagggactttgtcaaatgccttctgaaaatccaagtatactatatctaccagttcacatttatccacatgtttattaactccttcaaaaaaataagcagatttgtgaggcaagacttccctttggtaaagccatgctgactttgttccattaaaccatgtctttctatatgctctacgattttgatctttagaacactttccactatttttcccggcactgaagtctggctcatTGGTCTAAATTTTCTTGGAttgccccagagccctttttaaatattggggttacattagctatcctccagtcttcaggtacaatggatgattttaatgataggttacaaattttaactaatagatcagaaatttcattttttagttccttcaggaccctaggatgcataccatccagtccaggtgatttgctactctttagtttgtcaatctgatctactatatcttccaggttcacagtgatttggttcaggtcatctgactcatcacccctgaaaaccatctccggtactggtatctccccaacatcctcgttagtaaacatggaagcaaagaattcatttagtctttctgcaatggccttattttccctaagaacCCTTTtatcccctcggtcatctaatggtccaaccaacttccttacagatttcttgcttcagatatattttaaaaagtttgtattatgagtttttgcctctatggccaacttcatttcaaattctctcttagcctgccttatcaatgttttacagttaacttgacaatgcttatgctttttcctattttcttcagatggagccttcaatttttgaaggattttttgggctataatagcctctttcaattcaccttttaaccatgccagtaatcgttttgccttccttccacctttcttaatgtgtagaatacatctggactgcgcttctaagattgtatttttaaacaatgtccatgcctgttgtacacttttaacctttgcagctgcacctttcagttattttcgaactattttcctcatttttgcaaatttagtgttagagctctagctgtagatttacatattgtcccccttccagtcattagttcaaatgtgATCactttgccaagtggccccaccatcgttacctctctcaccaaatcctgcgttccactaagaattaaatctaaaatagctctctctcttgttggttcctgaaccaattgctccatgaagcaatcatttattacatccaggaactttatgtctctagcaagtcctgatgttacatttacccagtcaatattggggttattgAAATCTAAACACCACTCGGGCTAGAACTGCACTTTCAATAAGAAATCCCAAACAAAACAGCAAGTGCAGAGTAACTCGTTGGATCCAAGTATTTATTTAGTTTACAACAGttcaaatggcaactccactgtcaggTTTACCTGTTGCTGAAATTCTTCAAGATTTTGTGATTGTACGGTGTTGTCCTGCCCGACGCAGCCAGTGGGCGAAGGGGGGACCCCTACCTGCGTTTGGAACTATATGATAAAcctgacagtggagttgccatttgaaCTGTTGTAAACTAAATAAATACTTGGATCCAACGAGTTACTCTGCACTTGCTGTTTGTTTGggttattgaaatctcccattattactgcactgccaaattggttagcttccctgatttctcttagcatttcatcatctgttgatcattttggccaggtggacggtagtatactcctatcactatactcttacccaacacacatgggatttctacccatatagattctactgagcatttagtctcttgtatgatctttatcctgttggactctatagcttcctggacataaagtgccacaccccccaccaagttgatcctccctatcattgcgatataatttgtaccctgatatagcactgtcccatttgttatcctccttccaccaggtctctgagatgcccattatgtctatctcatcattcactgctatacactctaactcttccattttacttcttagacttctggcattggcatacagatatttcaaggtgtttttgtttgtattaacaacctgcttttcagttgatagggataatttggaattctttcgctcaggtgattctttacttataggcacatggactacttttcttattattggaacctctctgttgggatgccctaactctcctgtttcattagtatccttcaaagattaATTCTGCGAAccgtgcactgctgagtgactgtcagctttcccccttttttcagtttaaaagctgtcttatctcctttttaaaagttagcgtcAGCAGCATGGCTCCACTCTGGCTCCCATCTGAttggagcaccaacattttctgtGTTTTGCAGTGTTGGAATTCCATTACCAGTTTCGgtctttttccaaggttatggtggtttggtggcagagttgagaaaggatgggattctaGTACATCTGTATTtgaacgactggctgatttggacCAAGTCTCTGgaggagagctgcctggtgacccaCAAGGTAATCTACTTAttgcaggaactcagttgggtagTGAATccagccaagagcagtcttcagccatctcagtcgttggagtatctaaGTGTTCGGTTCGACACGAGAaagggcaaagttttcctgcctgaagttcagattcagaagttgatgtcTCAGGTGTGTCTTTTGTGAACACTATATgtctgacagtgtggtcctatctacaggccTTCGGCTTGATGGCaacaaccctggaagtggtgctgtgggcgagagtgtcacgcgccgaaggagcgcgacataggggcctgcccctttgagcgccccttcgagcagccccttcaaacagcccagaagattttgtttcattgtttcaGTGTTTCATGGTCGTTCCTTAGTGGTTTTCTCCAAGTGGACACGGAACATATGCAGTAAGTCCAACGCCTTCTGCCACGCTCTCACCCGATATGCCTTTACAGCACCTCGCATGTACAACCTAAGCAAAGCCTTTCCAAACAGTCACGCTATCGACCTCCAAGGACAGAAACACCACCAACAATCGGTCAGACAACTCCTTTCACAACTAATGAGGACAGAGCACTCTTCCAGCCGAACCAACAAACTTACAACACTTCCAAAAACTCCCCAACCTCCTCAATCAGACAGACACCTTCTTTCAACCATTCGTCTCAGACCAAACCTCCTCCAGAATTCCACGCATCATGCACACTTACAACATCCCCATCATTCACAACCAAAGGAGAATACCTTCAACTAATACCAccaacgtcatacaaaaaagaatcatccctatcatgacatctccattaaaccaacttctaggcctcacacTTCTCTCAGTCACCCTCTTCAACgcgcaatccttaactaagaagacacatattctcaatgattaccttgtggattccaacccagacatctgtgccatcacagaaacctggttaaaaaactcggacatagccttaaccaaccaactacccatccagacatatgacattttcaccttccatagacacaaaaaaagaggaagcgGACTTCTTCTtgcctccaagaaagaactcagactgaccgctcTCTCAATCAAGACAGAGTCCAAATTGGAAATGggtctagtcaagtcaaaacatctacaaatactcttagtctacgctcccccgggagttctagaaacggacccttCACCTCTtatagaatccatcgtgaaacatattAATTCAGACCTTCCTACAATGatcatgggggatttcaacctccatactaACGCAACACCTCTTTCTgcaaactgcgaagccctcctcaccaccctcggcgCTATGGGATTCACTCCGACCATCAACAGccctacacataaagctggacacacgctggatcaaatattcatcaactccAATCTCACTTGCAAAGGAGAACCTtcctgtaccccaatcccttggtcagatcatttcctgatagaatcctccttctccacacacaaacagacacacaccgccacacacctttccaccattcaattcaggaaagcatgtccatcggatacactcagcgatcagctctccaaagaactaTCTAACTTAGACTTAGCCAACCCCGACTCAGCCCtttcctcctggcaaaagatCACAGAAGCTGTCGCAAATAAATGGTGCCCTATGATCTCCAAAacaatcaacccaacaaaaaagggaaatcaaccctggttcagcgctgaacttaaacaaatgaaacagaccttacgccataaagaaaatagatggcgcaaaacccccaacacctctacactttctacatacaagggattcttacatcactacaggactgccattctacagaaaaaaaaggaatactatgcaaacaaaatacatcatttccaatatgatgcccaggccctattcgcctacgtgacacaaatcaccaaatctacccccccacctattccagatgaacatgCTCTTCACAAGGCTAATGAACTTGcttcattctttcaacagaagatcttaaatactcTCGCCCTCCTGCCTTCAAATACTACACCTCCCAAATCTCGTGAGAATCCCCAGTCTCTCACTAGACCTAAATTCGACAGTTTTGagtcaatctccaccaaagagattgaatcccttttaaaaaggcagaaaccatcaagccatccggccgataacatcccatcgagactcctgcttctcatcccaaatgcgatctcaggacctctgaccagtatCATAAACAGTCTTCTAacgcaaggaagctacccagacagtctaaaaaccgcctcactcaagcccctcctcaagaaacacaacttagatccGAATGTtttagctaatttcagacccatttcgaACCTCCCATTCGtcgccaaactaacggagaaactggtaaacacccaactttctgaatatctcgaagaccacaagattctatacccatcgcaatatggttttcgtaaatcacgcaacatggagacccttctcatttcactcactgaccatattatcatggggttagacaaaggacactcctttctgttaatcctgttagacatctcagcggcattcgacaccgtcaaccataccatcctgctggatcgcctaacagacatcggcatctccggatctgcccacaattGGTtcgtccttcctcagcaataggactttcaaagtcaaaatcaacaatagtcacccataactaaatcaactcttggcgtacctcagggttcctccctatctcctaccctctttaatatttacctcctccccctctgccaactgttaacagacctcaacctaattcattatctgtacacagatgacgtacagattctaatcccaataacagaatcaatctcaaaagcgctcacccattggaacaactgccttctatccatcactaacctacttaacagcttaaacctggttctcaacgcctctaagacagagctgctccacatctcctcaaacgaaatcaatatctccTCTCCATCACCACACAGCCCTCACATTAactgcaagcaggttagagaccttggggtaatactagacaatcgactaaaccttaagaaaatggtcaacacaacatccaaagactgtttcttcagactGCAGACTCTGAAACgtcttaaaccactcttattcttccacgacttcaggacagtcctccaagcgctactgttcgccaaaagagactactgcagtgctcttttcctaggcctccccaaatccactaccaaaccactgcagatgttacaaaatgcggctgcgagattgctgaccagtaccagctgCAGCGAACACATCtgtcccatcctcaggaacctacactggttaccagttaatttcagaattctatacaaatcaatcacagtaattcataaagctatccatcatcatcttcaactcaaCCTGGAAATTTCATTCAAActctactcctctaacagaccaaccagagatactctcaaaggcactctgaaattccctcctactaaagcctcacgcctctcgatgacaaaggacagagctttttcaatagctggcccatctatttggaatagcatcccatctaGCCTCAGAgtagagccttgcctgttaacttttagaaaacgacttaaaacctggctctttcaccaagccttcgccgacccaccagacaatcactagttgtccgtCACGCCTACCCGTCACGGTGTTTCActctcacgaatggactctgactcttccagtttaaagcaccattaagctttaacccgtacgcacTATGGTAacactttgtatttatttatttcctgcctcgtcttccttccagcttcctgcgagcttccaagttctcttaccctgttgattgtaacttttgactcattcctacctattgttcacctttcgtttacttgaattgctaccccagttatattcttgtttattgtaaaccgatccgatatggttatttactatgaaggtcggtatataaaactgttaaataaataaatatacgtcctcttcagcactccctgctctcATATGAACCCACAGACTCATtgaggagctcactgtcaggaactaatggcGGAAGGATGCTGGAATTCAGAAGAGTTTCTCTAgagcatcaattgcctggaagcctgggcagtctgGTTGGCATTCTTGCAGTTCAGCGACAgctgcagggtcaagcggtccgagtaatgtcggacaatacaacgacagtggcttacatcaatcggcagggaggaaccaagaacgtacgattttccatactgggtcagaccaagggtccatcaagcccagtatcctgtttccaacagtggccaatccaagtcacaagtacctggcaagtacctaaatatttggtagatcacaagctactattgcttattaattaccgttatagcagtttatagatttttcctctaggaacttatccaaatcagatacactaactgctgtaaccacatcctctggcattgaattccagagcttaactatgcactgagtgaaaaagaattttcttcaatttgttttcaatgagccacttgctgacttcatggagtgccccctcgtccttttattatctgagagagtaaataactgtttacattaacttgttcaagtcctttcatgattttgtagacttctatcatatcccgcctcagtcgtctcttctccaaatgaacagccctaacctctttagtctttcctcataggggagctgttccattccctttatcattttggttgcccttctctgcactttctccagtgcggctatatcctttttgagatgcggtgaccagaattgtacacagtattcaaggtgtggtctcaccatggagcgaaacagaggcatatgacattttacgtttattaaccaatcccttcctaataattcctaacattctgtttgctttttgactgctgcagtacactgagccgatgattttaaagtattatccactatgacacccagatctctttcctgagcaGCAAGTGTCgaaggaaatagaccaacttatggaatggccTCTCACATTACAGGATAAGACAACGTGAGAGAAGACTTTCTCAGTagggagagtctagacccaggagaatgggttttGTCGGATGAGGCATTTCAGTTGATAGTGGCTTACTGGGGCTTTCTATTCCTAGATTGgctggcgacttctcacaatgcgaaggttccttgattcttcagtcgcaggagagatccgaggTCCTTTGGTATCGATACTCTTGtgcaggtctggccggaagacaagcttctttatgcctttcccccatggcccctgttgggccaGAATAGTTAGCAGGATTTAAGCCCACAAGGGGATGGTGctcctggtggcactggattggcccaggagaccattgtatgcagatctgtgaagactcctggtagagacCTCCCTTCGTTTTCCACCACACAAGAATCTTTTGCAGCAGGGTCCTGTCCTTCACAAGAtctgactctgttttgtcttatggtatggcccttgggagggctcgcttgttgaagtATGGATATTTTTCTGCGGTATTTGCCACCTTGCTACGGGCTCGAAAGTTCTCCACtgccttagcctatgtgcgggtttggcaagtatttgagacttggtgtgaggatcgaggtgttGCTCCTCTTTAAGTTGATCcctctcattttggaattttcgCAGGACAGGttaaataaaggcttggcccttaattccttgaaggtacaggtagtggctctttcctgtttcaggggccagatgaatgatgaatccttatcatttcatcctgatgtggcctgtttcttgaagggagtaaaACATTTTTGTCCTCTCTTGTGGttaccggttcccttgtggagtcttaacctggtgttggatttcttggcgggccctacTTTTAGATcgctgtgtagcctttccttgtggttattgaccttgaaaacagtgtttctggtggcaatatgttctgcGCATcaaatttccgagctgcaggccttatcttgctgggagccgttcctcgGGTGACTCCAAGGatgatacagctgcgtactgttccctctttcttgcctaaagtggtctcggattttcacttgaatcagtccatttccttgccgtccTTAGATAAGGGAAGAGGTACAGAAGAGTATCACTTATGCCCTtcggatgtcaagagacatgttgtGTGGTATCTGGAGTTTGCTCAACTTTTCCGAAACACGGAtcgtctgtttgtccttcatggtggaggaaagCAGAGAGAACGAGTctcgcgggctacaatagcttgctggattaaggagatagtcatggccgcgtatgtggatactgaaaagccattgcctactcagtttagggctcattccactagggctcaggcagtgtcatgggcagaggttagattgttgtctcctgtcgacatgtgctgagctgcgacgtggtcctcctttcAAACCTTTtgcaggtattatcatctggatgtgcaggcccgggaggacgcagcctttgcatggttggtgttgactggaccacgcGTAGCCTCCCATCCTATTCGGAagaggcttgggtacatcccactggtactgagtccatctgtctacatgctaggaaagtaaaaattactgcttacctgataattgcgttttccttagtgaagacagatggactcagcttcccgcccttggctgccgaatgattgtgttaATGGTCCTGACTGAGGGGATTACCGGTAAGTGTTACCCAGATCCTAAATTGGGGTACATACATTCTTTACCTGAGTTCAAtatttcctgttggttgagtacagaaatgattgactgtttttaatcaaggtttttgctagtctgtccattgaagagaatactggcaggctagggTCAcagcagggttatatatactgtgatgtcagcttgctctgtctccatctgctggcagaggtgcataacccactgtcctgagtcaatctgtctacactaaggaaaacgaaattatcagattaagtagtaatttctctgtGTTTTATACAGAGACGTGACACAGGTAAAGAGACGCAGCACAAACCAGCTGAGAAGGAACTCTCGGGTCACCCAGCTTGCCCGGTTGTGCCCTGCCTTCGGTGTCCCCCCATGACCTTACACCCTTATCCTTAGCAGCACTCTCTCTGTCTGTCAGCAAGGCCCGGCTCGTCTGCAGGCCCCGTCTGGCTTCCAGCTTtacctctgtgcttatcccaggcttttcctGAATTCTGTTACTCCATCACTTCCCTGGGGAGGCCATTTCCAAGCGCTTTGGGCTGCTTGGTGGTGACTGTGCTGCAGAGATGGGAAGGTCAGGCACAGGGAGAGGGAGCATCAGAGACATTTAGGGTTTTGGAGCATTGACTGAAGCCTTAAAGTGGAGTGACTGACGAGGAAGTGTACAGTCTGCAGAGCAGAGAGAGACTTAGGGACTCTAGGAAAGGATTCATCGCCGTATCTGTTGTCAGTGTTCGGAGTACAGTGCTACCCCTTTCACCgtggcatcatttatttatttatttattgtttttgttataccgagtttcatgataggcatcacatcaacccggtttacaaataacaaggagtgtaaagcatcaTCAGGAGGATATTTGCCCTGGGGCATGGCAGGAACTGAGCCTGAAATGGAATCAGGAGACAGTCAAAACAAATAAGCAGGAACTTACGAGAAATGCTGGGAAAACAGAGATTTATTTTACAACCAAAAGGTTCTCGTATGGGACTGTCCGTTTTCTATCTGATATATAATACTTCTGATCCAGTCTGTCAGGAGTGGCATCACACACTGCATCCCATTGGTCTGTGATGTccatccagtggttctcaaccctgtcctggggacccccccagccagtcgggttttcaggaactccacactgaatatgcatgagagaaaatttgcatacactgcctccataacatgcaaattttctctcttgcatattcattgtggatatcctgaaaacccgactggctgggggggggtccccaggacagggttgagaaccatgTCCTATAATTTCCCAGGCATTGCCGGCAGCTGCTTAAAGCCTTCCAGAATTCAAACCCGGTGAGACAAGAGTGGCAGATGTGCTTTCCAGGCGCTACACAGCAATGTTTTTGTTTGCACTGCTGGTAAGTTGGGGGTTGCAAACAGATGAGGTTGCCAGCCCAGAGTCTGTAGGAAACGTTATTAAAAGATGGGTCAGTGGCCTCTCTATGCTTTGAAGTTGCCTTTACCACGCTACCATAGAGTTATTTTGGGTCTCTCTTTCTCCAGGTGATGACGCGTGGATGAATAAAAACGGGAAGGAGAATCATCATGTAATAAGTCCCGAAGTCTCCGTGCCGCAGCCGGCGTTCTCTGGAGAATCCAAGGACGGCACTGCCCCTTGTGTTGAGAGGGAGCAGAACTGCGGGGGTCAGCAGCCGGGGCACCCTGCAGGAGACAGACTGGAGCAGCCCACGAAGAAGGACACGGCCGTGGGCAGTGCAACAGACAGTGCCATGCCGCAGGGCGTGCCGGTGGAAGGACCACAGACCTCCTCTGAGTGCACCCAGCGTTCTGGGCTGTGCCAGGGCCTCGCTGAGCCCCCGAAGCAGCAAGCGCAAGAGAGACCATTTCAATGTACTCAATGTGAGAAAGGTTTCATTCGGAACTCGGATCTTATAAAACACCAGAGGACTCACATGGGGGAGAGGTTCTACATCTGCAACGAGTGTGGGAAGAGCTTCCGGCGGCACACCTCGCTCATCATCCACGAGAGGATCCACACGGGGGAGAGGCCGTATAAGTGTACCGAATGCGGGAAGAACTTCATCCAGCGTCAGCATCTGACGACGCACCTGAAAACCCACACGGGGGAAAGACCCTTTCcatgtactgagtgtggaa
This sequence is a window from Rhinatrema bivittatum chromosome 5, aRhiBiv1.1, whole genome shotgun sequence. Protein-coding genes within it:
- the LOC115091576 gene encoding zinc finger protein 436-like yields the protein MNKNGKENHHVISPEVSVPQPAFSGESKDGTAPCVEREQNCGGQQPGHPAGDRLEQPTKKDTAVGSATDSAMPQGVPVEGPQTSSECTQRSGLCQGLAEPPKQQAQERPFQCTQCEKGFIRNSDLIKHQRTHMGERFYICNECGKSFRRHTSLIIHERIHTGERPYKCTECGKNFIQRQHLTTHLKTHTGERPFPCTECGKGFRWRSELIKHQKVHTGYTRG